Proteins from a genomic interval of Synechococcus sp. A15-28:
- a CDS encoding DnaJ C-terminal domain-containing protein → MAGSGYKDYFQVLGVDRSADSDAVKRAFRKLARQYHPDVNPGDASAEARFKEISEAYEVLSDPEKRRRYEQFGQYWNQAGASGAAGPGMDVDFGRYGNFDDFINDLLGRFGGPGAGGGFQGSGFPGGGFAGSGFPRGNASPRNPVNLDAEASVSVSFAEAFRGGERALSVNNERVQVRIPAGVKNGSRLRLKGKGNLQPGTGRRGDLYLNLNVKEHPVWRLDGDQLQADLPVSIDELALGATVTVMTPDGEAQVAIPAGTAPGRSLRLKEKGWPLKGRRGDLLLTLALRMPSTWSAEEQALLNKLREQRSENPRHDWLRSAAF, encoded by the coding sequence ATGGCGGGAAGCGGTTACAAGGATTATTTCCAGGTGCTGGGGGTCGACCGCAGTGCCGATAGCGACGCGGTGAAGCGCGCCTTCCGCAAACTTGCCCGTCAGTACCACCCGGATGTGAACCCGGGAGATGCCAGCGCTGAAGCACGCTTCAAAGAGATCAGTGAGGCCTATGAGGTGTTGTCTGATCCCGAAAAGCGTCGTCGTTACGAACAATTCGGTCAGTACTGGAACCAGGCCGGAGCTTCAGGGGCTGCGGGGCCTGGTATGGATGTGGACTTCGGTCGGTACGGAAATTTTGACGATTTCATTAATGATCTGCTCGGCCGTTTCGGCGGACCCGGCGCCGGTGGCGGCTTTCAGGGCAGTGGTTTCCCCGGTGGTGGTTTTGCAGGCAGTGGCTTTCCACGGGGTAATGCCTCCCCCCGCAACCCAGTGAATCTGGACGCGGAAGCCTCCGTGAGCGTTTCGTTTGCTGAGGCGTTCCGAGGTGGTGAACGTGCTCTCTCCGTTAACAACGAACGGGTGCAGGTGCGCATTCCTGCTGGGGTGAAGAACGGCTCGCGCCTGCGGCTGAAAGGGAAGGGCAATCTGCAGCCGGGAACCGGCCGCCGAGGGGATCTCTATCTCAACCTCAACGTGAAGGAGCATCCGGTCTGGAGGCTGGATGGAGATCAACTCCAGGCGGATCTTCCCGTCAGCATTGATGAGCTGGCCCTTGGGGCCACCGTCACGGTGATGACCCCCGATGGCGAAGCACAGGTTGCCATTCCCGCTGGGACGGCTCCCGGCCGCAGCCTGCGCCTGAAAGAAAAGGGCTGGCCGCTGAAAGGACGGCGCGGGGATCTGTTGTTGACGCTTGCCCTGAGGATGCCCTCCACTTGGAGTGCAGAGGAACAAGCGTTGCTCAACAAGTTGCGTGAGCAACGCTCCGAGAATCCACGTCACGACTGGTTGCGCTCTGCAGCTTTCTGA
- a CDS encoding SulP family inorganic anion transporter has protein sequence MALIHGLHTRNLRGDLLGGLTAAVVALPLALAFGNAALGPGGAIYGLYGAIVTGFVAALLGGTPAQVSGPTGPMSVTVAGVVSSLAAVGVSSDLSAGEMLPLVMASVAIGGIFEALLGVLRLGRFITLVPYSVVSGFMSGIGFIILILQIGPFIGVTTTGGVVGCLTTMAELPLPNLAALSIGVMTLAVVFLTPARIRQWVPSPLLALLIVTPLSLLLFNDDRLQSLGLEPLNRIGAIPEGGLRFVMPNFSQHLPELIKAGLVLALLGAIDSLLTSLVADNITQTNHDSNRELIGQGIANTLSGLLSGLPGAGATMRTVINIKSGGATPLSGMTHSLVLLLVLLGAGAFAAEIPTALLAGILIKVGLDIIDWGFLLRAHRLSVKTAALMYAVMLMTVFWDLIWGVLVGMFVANLLTVDAITQTQLQGMDEDNPHKGDKLQIENLSEQERRLMECCGGQLMLFRLRGPLSFGAAKGISARMGLVSNYQVLILDITDVPRMGVTAALAIERMVQEAQMLGRVAFVAGANQRLKKRLGRFGVTGVVTDRLDALQRARDHLQE, from the coding sequence ATGGCACTGATTCACGGCTTGCACACCCGCAATCTGCGAGGGGATTTACTGGGGGGACTGACCGCAGCCGTGGTGGCCTTGCCTCTGGCCCTCGCTTTCGGCAATGCGGCTCTAGGGCCAGGTGGAGCCATCTACGGCCTTTACGGTGCAATCGTCACGGGATTTGTGGCAGCCCTGCTCGGGGGGACGCCTGCCCAGGTGAGCGGGCCGACAGGTCCGATGAGCGTCACGGTGGCTGGGGTGGTCTCCAGCCTGGCCGCCGTTGGTGTTTCTTCAGACCTCTCGGCCGGAGAAATGTTGCCGTTGGTCATGGCTTCAGTCGCGATCGGCGGCATCTTCGAGGCACTGCTGGGAGTGCTTCGTCTGGGGCGCTTCATCACCCTGGTGCCCTATTCGGTGGTTTCGGGATTCATGTCCGGCATCGGCTTCATCATCCTGATCCTGCAAATCGGCCCCTTCATCGGTGTAACCACAACAGGAGGAGTCGTCGGCTGTCTGACCACAATGGCTGAGTTGCCATTGCCAAACCTTGCGGCGTTGAGCATCGGCGTCATGACCCTTGCGGTGGTCTTCCTGACACCGGCACGGATCCGTCAATGGGTCCCATCCCCACTGTTGGCCCTGCTGATCGTGACTCCGTTGTCGCTGTTGCTGTTCAACGACGACCGGTTGCAGTCGTTGGGATTGGAACCGCTGAACCGCATCGGCGCCATTCCTGAAGGAGGGCTCCGATTCGTGATGCCGAACTTCAGTCAACATCTGCCGGAACTGATCAAGGCCGGTCTGGTGCTGGCATTGCTTGGAGCGATCGACTCGTTGTTGACTTCGCTGGTGGCCGACAACATCACCCAGACAAACCATGACTCCAACCGAGAGCTGATCGGTCAGGGAATCGCGAACACCCTCTCAGGACTGCTTTCGGGCCTTCCCGGTGCTGGAGCCACGATGCGAACAGTCATCAACATCAAATCAGGAGGAGCGACGCCTCTTTCCGGCATGACGCACTCCCTGGTGTTGTTGCTGGTGCTTCTTGGGGCAGGGGCATTCGCCGCCGAGATCCCGACAGCACTGCTGGCAGGAATTCTGATCAAGGTGGGGCTCGACATCATCGACTGGGGCTTTCTGCTCAGGGCCCATCGCCTTTCAGTCAAAACGGCTGCCCTGATGTACGCCGTGATGTTGATGACCGTCTTCTGGGATCTGATCTGGGGGGTGTTGGTGGGAATGTTCGTCGCCAATCTGCTGACGGTGGATGCCATCACGCAGACCCAGCTGCAAGGGATGGACGAGGACAACCCTCACAAGGGGGACAAGCTCCAGATCGAAAACCTCAGTGAACAGGAGCGGAGGCTGATGGAGTGCTGTGGTGGGCAACTGATGTTGTTTCGGTTGCGAGGTCCACTGAGCTTTGGTGCCGCCAAGGGGATCAGCGCTCGCATGGGGCTTGTGAGCAACTATCAGGTACTCATCCTGGACATCACGGACGTGCCACGGATGGGCGTTACCGCAGCTCTGGCCATCGAACGGATGGTTCAGGAAGCCCAAATGCTCGGACGCGTGGCCTTTGTCGCGGGCGCAAACCAACGTCTGAAGAAACGCTTGGGGCGCTTTGGCGTCACCGGCGTAGTGACGGACAGGCTGGATGCACTTCAACGGGCCAGGGACCACCTGCAAGAGTAA